Genomic window (Vigna radiata var. radiata cultivar VC1973A chromosome 1, Vradiata_ver6, whole genome shotgun sequence):
CCTGCAGGGAGGATGCAGCCTTGGTGgcttgaaatttatttatttacgttATACGTTTCTGATTTCTATTTGACATGTAAAATGAGCTCATGTGATGTGATATAACATAAGGCTCAATTTGGCTTTACCTTTAGTTGATGATGCATGATCTGACTGCCAGTGTGCCCCTTGAATTGTTTGTTTCACGCACTAAATGATCTATCCAGAAGAATATTATATGAGTGCACCTTTGTGACAAACAACTCAAAAACTCAAATACATATTGATGATTTTGTGGGGAATCTAATATGGTGTAACTGGTAAATGAGAAGTTGGTGCCTTATGTCAAATCCCTGAATAAGAATTAGTCATGTACATGTTAAGATGTCCTATGCTAAATAAGATGTGCTGCATGATCGTTTACTCAGATATCAAATAATTCATGTATATCCGTGAGCATATTTGTTTAGATTCGTATTGAATCATATTCACCTATTGCTACCATTTAGCTCATCTATGAGGTTTTTCCAATCACAAGTTGCACCTATTtctgttattttgaaaaagcatTTTCCTATTTCTGGAAATATGATCATTATCAAAAGGTTAGAGCAACATATAACAGAACAGTCACCATGGTACTTGATGTTTACTTCTAGCAGGAAGAGGGCACAGAAATAACTGCAAACTCAGTTAGCCCAGGACCAATTGCCACCAGTCTATTTCGTCATCACAGTTTAATAGATGGTAATTTCTTTCTAGTTtggtgttttattttaattttgtatgtgAAAAACTACATCTGTCATTGATTATGCATGTTATATCACATTCTGGtccatatatttttactttccaTCATTACTCTTTCTCAACCATCCATTAACCCAGTTCTTAGGTGACAAACTGTGTGGCGATATGTCAGCTGTTTATATGAATCTAGCATGACAGTATGGAACaaataaagagaagaaatgtttattatattctACCCTCTTCTTGAAACAGCGGGTTCCTAAGGATGTAAGTGAATTGCAGTTGTTTAGCTTGTTATATTGACAGTTTGCTCCTACTTTTATGCAGTGTTTGTTGGTCTACTTGGTAAATATGTGATGAAAAATATCCAGCAGGTAAACTTATCGCGTATTTGaaacacaacaacaataaaaccTTATCACACTGTGAGATAAACTATCATTACTtacatgaaataataaataaaggtgGTGGAAATTTGAATGTTTTATATCTTATCAATAGGAAAAATCTTTGTTGAGACAGGTTTGTCAAGTTCTTCCTTATTAGATTACAATTTCATCTAGCACAATTTCCTTGTAGACAAGTACAAGGAAATTTGGCTAGAGCTTATAGACTATTTGTGAAAATGGTTACaaagctttttttaattaattattttgctCCACTTGAACcatgtaagaaaataaagaattagtTTACTGATTACAACAACACCAATTACATTTTCATCATATCTGTGTATTTGTAATGATCAAACtcatcaagttggtaaatgaattaTGACAATCTCGTATACGACTTAGTTATCATAGTAAATTGCTTAAGGATGTTTTCCTTTATCATAAAGTTATCTAGTATGATTTTCATCCTTTATCAcctaatatatacatatttgcTTTGAACATAGGGAGCAGCAACTACATGTTACGTTGCATTGCATCCACAGATAAAAGGGTTGAGTGGTCGTTACTTTGTGGATAGTAACTTAGCTGAAGCAAGTTCACAAGCAGTTGATCCAGAGCTGGCAAGGAAACTGTGGGAACATACCTCAAATTTGGTCAAATCCTGATATAATGTTACCAATTAAaaattgaacatgtttgatAAATAAGTGAGTTCATATCTTATCATAGCTAGACTCTGACCATAAATTCCAATTAATGTGAGATGTATCTGATTATGCTCCAATTTCATTTAGCTAATGGTTTGTGTCACGCTCAAGATGAAGTAGCTGGTGGTATCAGATGGCTTAAAAGTAACGCAACTTTATCTCTGGTGCGCTCGTTTGAGGATTAATCATGTAACTGCTGAACATATTCTTCTGCACTTATAAGGTTCCTATCATCCCTTTTGGCAACTCTTATATCTTGGAATCtatattcttttttcaaattttataccaattaattttagttaattaattttaggattaattatgttttcgatctttaaaacataacatattttatagtttGATGTTAGGTTtcatatttaagaaatatatgaatGTTGTCCTTTTTGTCTAACGATTTTATTCTTCATATATAACATATTCTATTCTtcatattgaaatatatatatatatatatatatatatatatatatatatatatatatatatatatatttaatctctaataaaaactaaacacataaattttattaattcgaggaattaaacaaattaaaattcccTTTTCGCCATTAGCTTAGTGGCTCAAACAACATAGAAATTATGGAGGTCAGACCGCAAAAAGTAAATTTTGGAATGtagaattcaaaatataaattttatattctaaattgtgtattttgaaatacaaatttaatatttcaaattgtcTATTATATAATATCTCTATGTTCCGAAACTCAAAACtcaaaataagaatattaaacTAGAtagtaaatttgaaattttcaaatgagTGTAGGATGAAATTATAGagatgaagaaagaagatgCCCAAAAGTACCTAAATCAAAAGTTGCCATAGGCCTGTGTTTTGAAGGACAATTCTTGAATAAGCATGACTCCGTACATCAgtataaatacaatataattgtttttaattgaatcCCTGTGATCTTTAAAATTCACATCATTTTAGTGGTTCACCAGTGAACTTACTTTTCTGATTTAGGAATCcgattaaaagttttaataatttatttgaaaattttcaaagacCAACTTGgtaatttaaacattattttaatatatgattcaCTACAGGAAAATGATACTAGAAAGAATATAACCACATCAGATATAAACTGCATAAACCAGTTGAGAGAATCTCAAATCATATATATCTtcagttttaaaaagaaaataatgtacCGAATAAATCCAGTAGAAGGATTCAGTGACAGTAATACTTATGCGCATGCAATCAAGAGATATATCAGTTTCACAAATCCTTGGCTTCTCATCAATAAATGCAGAATCACAATACAGTCTCCCATATTCTGTACAGCAATGTCACCTCTCAAAAAATAGTCTGGATGCTAAATTTTGCAccaatttcactttttttgcATCTATATGATGTTCAAAAAGATACAGTTGTCATTGCATGAATTCTTTAACTGAAGGAACTGCATAAATATGATTAGAAAAACTCATTCCTTGAgttaatattaacattaaatcTATCATTTCTCATATTTCAGACACCAGAGAGAAATCCACGCACTGATGCTGTATCTTGAAAATTCTACATACAAACATAAGCTTCTCTTTTTGCAACAAGTGAGCATTTGCTTCAGTTGATATAGACAAATCAAATGTCAGGAATTTTCATCGTATGGCTTAGTTTGTCACCTCACCCCAAGGGTTCTGAACTCCATAAGCCTGAGAGGGAAACCATGCAAAATGGAATAGTCTGACTCAGCTCCCTCTATTCTCCgatcaaaatttattacattGATTCTCGTATGCTTTGGCTCCTTATTTTACAATTACTTCCTCAGCAAATAGAACAATGAATGGATCATTCTGACAAACTTCAAAGATTTGCTCACAAAGGTGGACCAAGGAACATGCCCCATGTCATAAACCATTAGCCCGGCTGAGCAAAGAATTGGGATTTAGATCAAGGGATGGGTTGACTTTCCCATTATCCCCCAGCAGCTGCCGACAAACACGATCAGCCAAGACTGATTGAACATCGTATGCCTCGTTCCTAGGAGACCGTGCAAACTGCTTCCCCAGAACATCACTTTCACCTGGAACCAGTTCTGATGAAATGTGAGGCGTCTGTTGCATTCCTCGAAAAATGTCAACATTCAAGTCATGATGAGTAGGGCCACTAATGTAGACACCATTTGAGGACTTAGGCAAGTTTCCAAGACCCTCTTGAATGTAAACTAAGTGATTACTAAATGGAATGGCACCACTACCACCGTTGAGAGGTGTGGATGCACCAGAAGCAGTCCGAGGACTGGATATAGGAGAGGGAGACATTCTCCCATTCATATGTTGTGGCGATCTTGGCCTCAAAAGTGGGCTTCCAATGGGTGAGACAGGGCAGGATATATTCCTCGGAATATGGATTTCACTGTAGATTGTAAAGCAATTTCAGATCACAATAGGAAGTGTCAGCAACCTTGCATTgcagtgtttgtgtgtgtgaggGTGGGAGacaggtgtgtgtgtgtgtgtttgtgtagagagagagagagagagagagacctTGCATGAGGATTACTTTTCAAAAACCTGGAAGAGTGACGGGAAAGTCTATCTAAATCCAATGTAGAAGGACTCCTTCCTTGTCCAATACCCTGAAAATGTATCACAACCACAATATTTACAAGGATAGAcaagaaactataaaagaaaacaacttcAAAGATCATTCCATTTTGACAGCAAAAAACTTTCCAGTATTACACAATTGAGATATAGTTCAAATGAACACCaagataagaaaatttattttgcttAATCATCACCACAATTCTCCTGACGGCAACAGTCTTCATCAGCAGTTTTCTCCTCCAACCTTCATGTGTATACTTTCCTCCGTGTTAATGGAGCGATTCTATCTCATAATTTGTAGAAAGCAAATGGTTTCCTAAACTTTCTCTAGTTTTCTATGCCTAACCCTGTCATTTTTATTCTCTACTTCCAAGGGAATCAGTGACAGGATGAAGCATTGATGGGAATCACACATTTAAACAAGAATACGAATCCTTTTCTCCAAACAATAACACCAAAAAGTTTAAGTTATTACTATGTCACGAttccaaaatagaaaaataccaGCTGAATATTCAAAGGAAGGGGAATTATAGTTAAGTTTGATTTTGAATATTTCAGCAATTTTTCAAGGAtttgtattttcaattttatgagaacctatttaaataatttaaaggtGATACTGATTGTAAACTATGACACAAATTTATCAGGAAGCCCTAGAAGAGCAGAACAAGTATAGTATGTCAATGGAACTgtttaaataaatgtttcagCAAACAGTTACAtggaaaaaataagaaaaaaaatgaaataaatctcTTGCTAagctaaaattaacttttacataaattGGTTTTGGGGATGCTATGCAAAAACAAAAGCTGGTAGAGAGGTTTATTCCATTTTTCCTAATACTTTTCTACCAGAAGTTAAGGAAAAATTTATCCAAGCAAATCCAAATAAAGGCTTGTTAAGGGTTTGGAAactatatttttcattcataataTTTCGATTTTGTACGTAACCCCCCctccaaaatattattaaagtctGATAGAttcaattattcaaatttatgtttCCAAGAGAACAAAGTGTCTATACAACATAATACCAAGAAAAATGATTCATAAACCGAGGAATTTGAATGGATGAAGCACACAAAAATGTCTACACAAAAATAGGATGGCTTCCTATTTTATTCCTATCATGTGCATGGGGAATAAGGGGCCACAAATATTTAACACATGGAATGCAAGATAAACAGGCAATCCCCCACTTCACACTAATATGAaaatagacaattttttttatgtgattaaTGTTGCCAGTAGCTTCCTTACCAGAGCTGTAGCTCCCTGTGTGATCCCAGATACGGCTGGGTCTGAAGAAGCATCAGGACCCAGAATAGGTCTCTCTAAAGGTGCAGCGTATTTTACAAAAGGGTGGTCCAATAATTCACTTGCCGAAGGGCGATTGTGTGGATTCCGTTGTAGGCATTTCCTAACAAAATCCTTTCCTTCACTAGATAGGTGATCCGGGATTGTTGGGAGTTCCTTGCTATTACCAATCTTGAACATTGCAGCAACCTTTTTTGTTAACATGCAAAGCCAATAATACATCAAGTCAACAcataaattaaaacaagaaatatcaTCAGTgctttataaatgaaaataacaaactacataaaataatagtggggaaatagaatataaaaaagcTAGCTAAAACTTCCAATATATTGACATAAATTACTGACCCCTTCATACTGACTCCAAGGAGGTTTAGTTGTAGCCATTTCCAAAACTGTGCATCCTAGGCTCCATATATCAACGGCAAGGTTGCAACCATTGGAGTTTTTTATAACCTAAAATATCAGAACGACAAGCTATCATGTCATCAAAAGCAAGATGTAATTGAAACTATAAATAACTGAAACTAACAGAAAAGATTACTACCTCAGGAGCCATCCAATAGGGGCTTCCCTTGAATGATAATGGACATGATTGCCCTGTTATCTGCAAAAATATGCAGGTTAATAGTTGAGGGAACAGGATAGATCATGCAACCTTGCGATTATTTATACCAGATGTGATATCAAATGGCAATTATGAAGGAAAACAATGTCTTTTGGATTCATAGAGATCTTTTTCCAAGTTGAAGTCAAGCATGATAAACTGGTTGGAGGTGGGACAGGAAAGATATCTTccaaaaaaaggtaaaaaaatacaagaaagaaACCTGAAAAGAAACCCACTGAATTAGCAACTTTCTTGAATTGGTGGATTAGGAAGTTTTAAACCTTGATTCATAATTTCACAAGCAACAGAAACCAAATTTCATATCCTACCAATTGGCTTAGATGCaaataaaaaggataatttttatCCCCAAGCTTACATGTTTTGCCATGCCAAAGTCTGCCAACTTAACCCGACCATTAGTATCTACCAGTATATTAGCTCCTTTGATGTCCCTTTACAAGAAATGCAATTTAAGAGATAGATATCAGAACTCATAAGCATAGAAAAGCAGTCACATTATAAGGAATtagtaaaattttaagtttgaaaaataaatgtgaCTTAGTTCACCTGTGGACAGTATTTTTAGCATGTAAATAAGCAAGTCCTGACAAAATTTGTTGAGTAAAACTACGAATAGCTAGTTCACCAAATTGTCCATACTCTTGAAGAAGTTTATATATGGAGCCTCCAGCAACATACTCCAGATATATGTAAAGCTTGTCACCGACCTGTTTAAGGGATGATTCATTAGCATGTATAAGTagactaaaatgacaaactgtggacaagtttataatattatggTGTCAGGTAAATATATAAACCAACTAATAATCTTGTAACCAGAAGATAATACAAACATTACAAATTGGGATAAAATGCCCAAAATAAATATGATCACTTAAAAGTAGACTAATAAGAAAATGGGCAACTTACTGTTTCAGAACCAAGGTACTGCACAATATTTGAATGCCGCAATCGACTTAATAAGGCAATTTCCTGCCACAATATGGGAGTTAGCTTTTCAAAGCTACACTAAATTTGaaacagaaatagaaacaaatgtATTTCCAATTTGAAACAGAAATAACGGTTgcacatcaacaaaaaatttccagggttaaaaaaggaaatatatttACCTGCATTAATTGCTTAGCACTTTCTTTAGATTTGGCATCATCTGAAAACAGAGTCACCTCTTTCATAGCACACATTTCACCACTTTCCCTAAACATGAAATTATTTTAGCCAAACAATTTATAAGATGCATAAGATAGCGGatttaaaagtagaaaaaaaaaatctttgtaatagaataaaagaaaaaattggtcTAGAACTCGTACTTATTAAAGCCAACAAAGACATGTCCAAATGTGCCTCTGCCAAGCAGTTTTCCTTTTTTCCAACGTGATCCAGGGCTTATTGGATTATCTGCCCTTCCCGGACTTCTTGGCATGGATGGAGAAGTTGCTGCCGAATTTGAATGAGAGAAAGGTAAAATATTGGTAACTGCTAAAGGAGGAAGGGGCAAACGATGACTCTGTTGTTTTCCATCATCAACCCGTCCTGTCTGTGATTCATTGGGTGTTCCCCCAGCTCTAGGATGAATAGGTGTAACTGCACCACTCTGAATTCTAGAGCTAGGTCCAGGGCTAGTCATTCGGGGACTAGGTACAGGAGAATATTCAGGGCTACCCCTGCTAGGTTGCCAAAATAACTGTCCAGACATGTCCCCTCCCATTGAATTATGTCCTGAATTGTGACCAGAACCTGGACTTGAGCAGTGCCCAGATCCACCTAAATTGACCTCCGAATATGGCTTTCCAGCCCAAAAGGCAGAGTTCAACACCTGTTCAGTGCCAAATACTCTCAATGGACTTCTAGAAGGACTTGATTTGGAACTATCAGGTGCACTGCAGAAGGCACCATGAGGAGGAATCTGCAAATTTGAAACATGGTTGCTTAAAGGCCTCCGTTTTGGTGAAGTAGAAGACATGTGATTACCCAGAATGTTTGCCGGTTTTTTGGTTtctcttgaatttatttgggaAACAGTAGATGATAGATCCTTGGGCATCGAGCTTCATAAAAAGGCCAACATCCAAaatgagtaaaataaaaaattatttgctaGTAATCATAAATTTCATGAACTAGCCATCCCAAAAGCTTAAGCTTAAGATGATGACTCAAGAATGGTTTTAGGTTATATCTCCAACACACCCATATACCATTGATTTTCATGCATGGATAATTCCTTGGTCCCTGCCTTGTGCcgatattaaacttttttatagaATGGGGCAGCAAGGATTGAACTGAGGCTTTGATAACATGCCATGAACCAACTATCCCTAAAGCTTAAGCTTTTAAGTGAAGACACATCTCTGTTCCCTATGTCTAAAAATACACAACCTAGGCATTCTTATGCAACAAAATATGCAAGCTTGAAGCATATTATAGTGAATGCTTATAGAGTATACCTGGAAGGACAGCCTGCAGCAGTTCTAGCCCCGTTTTCACAGTCAGTTGCCAAAGGACTAAGATTGCGAGAGTCCACTGGCTCATCACTGTCAGCAGAGCTCTCACTAGAGACTGAAGCAGTGACCAAGTCTCCATCCAAATCTGCAGGGTTCAGCCTACCACGCATGCATGCTGGTTTTGGTAGTGGAAACAATGATGGTTTGGAGCCTTTTTCAAGTCTTGATTTAGCTGATATGCTAATTTCAGAGTCTGCCCGGCTTATATTTGATGGGTGCAGGACAGGAAGTGGTAGCGGCTGAGCATGAGGCCTTTCAGCAAAACTTTGACACCTTGCCACTTTGGAAGGTGACGGAGATCTTGATTCAGGAGGAGACTGAGCCCCTTTCTCAGAAATTGAATCATTGCAATGTCTACGAGATCCTCCAGATCTACTGCTTGATTTACTTTCAGATGGGATTTTAAATCTGCGGTGAAATGTATTGATAAAACTTTCCTTATTTGCTTTCTTCTTGGTTTCTTTTGACGATGATTTCCCCCACCATGTAGGCATATTTGTAATTTGTATAGGCAGTAAACAAGTTTCTTAAATTAGTACCATTGATAGTTTGGAATATCTATCACTTCAAATCACTATCTGGAGTTACACGCAATCCGGCCAAAACCCTCACCAAATGAAGAATCCAATAATTCCAAAAGCACTATTAGAGTTAGAGACAGAAATTAGGGACTGAATGGTTACTAAAACCCTGCAACAAAGAATAACACATATACTCAATCactataaaatcaatattttcacAACTTTGTGTACATAATGTATCCAAACTCTTCTACATAtgtaaaattatgataataCTGTCCTAAATGATATATTTCCAAACGGTGATAGCATAAACTAACAATCAAACGAATCTCTAGTTTATGCTCTGTAACTAATTATCTACTTTTTCCAATAAGCTGGTCAAACAGTGTACGGAAAGAGAAACCTCTTAAACTGGATCCAACACAACAAcaaattaactataaaatagtCAACTCTAAAAACCTCTAACCCTTGGGCCCTAGAATCCCAAGCCCAAAACCCAATACTGTATTAATCAAATATAGTCAACTCTAAACACCTCTAACCTTGCTAATCCTAATCAGCACAGACTAATGCAACGCCACATCATTTGCAGTACAAATCTTGTATACAGATTCTACAACTCCCCGAAACTTTAAAGCCTTATTTAGACAACAACATTCATTACTTCACATCAGCTCAAACTCCTTATTTAGCAACTTAAAAATACACAGTTTAACATGCCCCAACTGCAAAGTTATAACctagaaatacaaaataagtaaataatgcATATGAAAATATCAACACCATAAAAATTTGTATACAGATAGTCGAAACAGAAGAAATTCATCTCCAAATCAAACTAGTATTCAAATATAGATAACCATTTTAGTGTTCTCCAATACCCAGCTCCCTAAACCCTgcccccaaaaaaaaaaactcaacctTTCAACTTCACACAGTTCAACTAAACCAAATTACTCATAACCCCAAGTGAAACCATACCCCCATTACTAAAAGAAATCACATCAAACCCCAGATCCACTCATCACCCAGACATAACACTGGACACAGAAAACAGTTAAATCAACCAACTCGATCATGGTTCACTGAAATTAGAACAAGCCCAAAATGCAACAAAGCTGGAAACTTACTTCGAATTGCTCCACGCCAGTGAATCTGAACTCAACCCCACTCTGTGATGCTCAACTCAAATCTGAGTATGCAtaaagggaagaaaaagaaaacattttttttctgaacCACTGAGAACCCTAAAAGGAAAACGGACCCAGAAACCAAAAATGCAAGAAAATGAAGGAGGATTGCAGTGGCGTATGTTGAAGAAATTGGGAATTGGAAGATAGTGAAAGAGATCGTGTACGGatgaaggaaaagaagagagagaaagagaaagagagggagagagagaagagagagagtgTGTTTTCTCCTGCTTAAGACATCGATGAAGAGGGACTTTCAGCGTTGATTcttaatagttaatattaattaattaattacaaattgcaataaaataattaaaaaaatatggaacCTAATTAttacattgtttttattattacatcTTTTGCTGTTGGAAATTATTACAACCCACAActacatattatttatatatttttttgtataatgtATTCGAGATTGTTTGGGTAGAGATTCTTAGGttacacttttttattattattattattattactattatgaaCATTGATACATAGTTATTTGTAATCTGAGTCACTAAGGCATATCAACATTCAATGATGAAACCTTACCTTAAAGGTTATTGGGACAAGTTTAAtggtaaaataataaagatggtattttaattaaattatttgaattaatcagatgttgaaaataaaatgagaaaaagaaataaaataatcctCAGAACTGCATAGTGTAATATTACAATCCAATTGGTTCTTTTTGTGATATTTTCACTTAGTTGAAACCATGAGATATTAAATTTGAACACAGATCTtaactatttttcaaataaatattaaatatattatcttctaaaaagagtataaatattaaaataaataaaatacaatagtGTGATTAGATttgaaatatatgtataaagaaAGAGCTAAGAGTACAATTACTTTTTACCCTATCAATAAGTTAATACTTTCTAATGTcagaatttgagaaaaatgaactataataaaacaatataagtatattcatgtttttgtattttatagaaatatgtcatgttaattttaatgcatatgaatacaatattaaataatttaaaattaatataaaatttgtagaCATAATTAATGTGAAATGAATTTCCAATTCAATtatagatttgaagataaattatccAATTAagaattattgaatatttttagtagatagattttttataatttaatttatttatacactttctttatagaaaattattcaaaagactttgtgaatttttttattttcattttcttaatgtaaaaaaaatgaatatgaagtacactttatattttatgaaaaacaaaagtaatacAGTGcttacata
Coding sequences:
- the LOC106770084 gene encoding mitogen-activated protein kinase kinase kinase YODA, which codes for MPTWWGKSSSKETKKKANKESFINTFHRRFKIPSESKSSSRSGGSRRHCNDSISEKGAQSPPESRSPSPSKVARCQSFAERPHAQPLPLPVLHPSNISRADSEISISAKSRLEKGSKPSLFPLPKPACMRGRLNPADLDGDLVTASVSSESSADSDEPVDSRNLSPLATDCENGARTAAGCPSSSMPKDLSSTVSQINSRETKKPANILGNHMSSTSPKRRPLSNHVSNLQIPPHGAFCSAPDSSKSSPSRSPLRVFGTEQVLNSAFWAGKPYSEVNLGGSGHCSSPGSGHNSGHNSMGGDMSGQLFWQPSRGSPEYSPVPSPRMTSPGPSSRIQSGAVTPIHPRAGGTPNESQTGRVDDGKQQSHRLPLPPLAVTNILPFSHSNSAATSPSMPRSPGRADNPISPGSRWKKGKLLGRGTFGHVFVGFNKESGEMCAMKEVTLFSDDAKSKESAKQLMQEIALLSRLRHSNIVQYLGSETVGDKLYIYLEYVAGGSIYKLLQEYGQFGELAIRSFTQQILSGLAYLHAKNTVHRDIKGANILVDTNGRVKLADFGMAKHITGQSCPLSFKGSPYWMAPEVIKNSNGCNLAVDIWSLGCTVLEMATTKPPWSQYEGVAAMFKIGNSKELPTIPDHLSSEGKDFVRKCLQRNPHNRPSASELLDHPFVKYAAPLERPILGPDASSDPAVSGITQGATALGIGQGRSPSTLDLDRLSRHSSRFLKSNPHASEIHIPRNISCPVSPIGSPLLRPRSPQHMNGRMSPSPISSPRTASGASTPLNGGSGAIPFSNHLVYIQEGLGNLPKSSNGVYISGPTHHDLNVDIFRGMQQTPHISSELVPGESDVLGKQFARSPRNEAYDVQSVLADRVCRQLLGDNGKVNPSLDLNPNSLLSRANGL